In Nicotiana tabacum cultivar K326 chromosome 11, ASM71507v2, whole genome shotgun sequence, a single window of DNA contains:
- the LOC107805442 gene encoding uncharacterized protein LOC107805442, with protein MVRGRGKGKKLTVSDHDDPGSDEEEKIPAQKRRGRPQKLLKDDTDEEVAEIIEEDAEDEKNGIPNLEIKSSTALENGKKRKRNTRLKKKHDSAEEENGNGTRSSTDESTRSNGFRHNRHRRKNKPRRAAEAGVECK; from the coding sequence ATGGTTCGAGGTAGAGGGAAAGGGAAGAAACTGACTGTGAGTGACCATGATGATCCAGGAAGTGACGAGGAAGAGAAAATCCCTGCACAGAAGAGACGGGGAAGGCCACAAAAGTTGCTTAAAGATGACACTGACGAAGAAGTAGCTGAAATAATAGAAGAGGATGCCGAGGATGAAAAAAATGGAATTCCAAACTTAGAGATAAAAAGTTCTACTGCATTGGAGAACGGAAAGAAGAGGAAACGGAATACGCGGTTGAAGAAAAAACATGATTCAGCAGAAGAGGAAAATGGTAATGGAACCAGATCAAGCACTGATGAGTCTACTCGATCCAATGGTTTTCGTCATAATAGGCATAGGCGGAAAAACAAGCCTCGCCGTGCTGCAGAAGCTGGTGTTGAGTGCAAATGA